Proteins co-encoded in one Hemibagrus wyckioides isolate EC202008001 linkage group LG26, SWU_Hwy_1.0, whole genome shotgun sequence genomic window:
- the LOC131347200 gene encoding verrucotoxin subunit beta-like — protein sequence MEPKIIQMAALGRALYPGMLYDCRSDSFIPGVTLWDKKALRNDIDVHDQTRTFVKLASSDSLNEKANLLDVSASLKASFFCGLVEVGGSAKYLQDTKSSARQSRVTMQYSQTTKFEQLTMKELGNIAYPQVFDQKTATHVVTAVLYGATAFMVFDYTSSENESKQEIEGNLQAVVKKIPTISIEGQASLTMNQQEKKLSENLNVTFYGDYELEENPTTYNEALKACNTLPSLLRKNNSKGVPLTVWLYPLTLLDSRAAKLVREISLSLVSKTENLLEELAEVQRRCNDLIKNPITNHFPKIKERLELFLELLGYYKVALQKALVSVLPEIRSGGMEESALGTILENHYKSPFTATNMNKWLDNILAELNILTAYTSGLKDLTVVTSSGTFNSILFDADIDVVVSFTFTSLKNEDSYLMAIEDFVNSEGFSNMEENCANVCSYQAQQPWFASPDISARMRQNLSLFTSFYKANKNEQRIKCIIASISDPSTPGTAIQLYQNGALTDPNFQPVSKPAFPLVETSDGKVTLKLSKSPTGETVQFRVEYRNTQPTDSAADAAAWKVIKTPDAMTSVNLTGIKKEEQNWVRYSVIGRVGVSEVSDYVPFMLAGKVDFTVSNWGISTPDLSNKIRNKIMTNMGMSRWSTSIIKSEIKNPISSPSIPYTGPITGGMKTGMAFYIQGTALSTGQSFETNLIAGTREAGDVTLHMFVTFGESMLFSTRRGQTWDNAERLTWSPITKGSAFDIFFVINPEGWEVYINGQKIYLFKHRLPVEKVNTVHIYGDTVINVMGTVANWSFSTFGKELASGTSRTVNSSIQSDVPYPVSNPKKAYTAKLPVPLRPGVALFFQGVVPSGYDCFAINLMADNDIAFHFNPRKNAVVYDSCRNGTWEKSIENPGGPFVSGGACDILYFINSTGYEIIVNGLPLSTFSHRFPIEKVNNIQIIGDIFMNNFATLEVGKINIKAMVPANI from the exons ATGGAGCCCAAAATCATTCAGATGGCAGCCCTGGGAAGGGCCCTGTATCCTGGTATGCTGTACGATTGCCGCAGTGATTCTTTTATTCCAG GTGTTACTTTATGGGACAAGAAAGCATTGCGTAACGATATTGATGTGCATGACCAGACTAGAACATTTGTCAAGCTTGCTTCCTCAGACAGCCTCAATGAAAAGGCAAACCTTCTCGATGTGAGCGCTTCCCTAAAAGCCAGTTTCTTTTGTGGTTTGGTGGAGGTTGGAGGATCAGCCAAATACCTCCAGGATACCAAATCCTCAGCACGTCAGTCCAGAGTTACCATGCAGTACAGCCAGACAACAAAATTCGAACAACTCACAATGAAGGAGCTTGGTAATATCGCCTATCCACAAGTATTtgaccagaaaacagccacTCATGTAGTTACAGCTGTACTGTATGGAGCTACTGCTTTCATGGTGTTTGATTATACAAGTTCagaaaatgaaagcaaacagGAAATTGAAGGAAACCTTCAAGCAGTGGTTAAGAAGATCCCTACCATTTCAATTGAGGGGCAAGCATCCCTAACTATGAATCAACAAGAAAAGAAACTGTCTGAGAATTTGAACGTAACATTTTATGGTGACTATGAGCTTGAAGAAAACCCCACCACATACAATGAGGCTCTGAAGGCATGCAATACGTTGCCCAGTCTGCTGAGGAAAAATAATAGTAAAGGTGTGCCACTGACCGTGTGGCTGTATCCTCTCACACTTTTGGATTCTAGGGCTGCTAAGTTGGTGAGAGAAATCAGTTTGAGCCTGGTGTCTAAAACAGAAAATTTGTTGGAGGAACTCGCTGAAGTACAGAGAAGATGCAATGATTTGATTAAAAACCCAATCACAAATCATTTCcctaaaataaaggaaaggttggAACTGTTTCTGGAATTACTCGGTTATTATAAGGTAGCATTACAGAAGGCACTGGTCAGCGTTTTGCCAGAAATTCGGAGTGGGGGCATGGAAGAGAGTGCACTGGGAACCATCCTGGAGAACCATTACAAGTCACCATTTACAGCTACCAACATGAACAAGTGGTTAGATAACATCTTAGCTGAATTAAATATACTGACTGCCTATACCAGTGGGCTGAAGGACCTGACAGTCGTGACATCCTCAGGGACATTTAATTCCATCCTGTTTGATGCTGATATTGATGTGGTGGTgtcctttacatttacatctctaAAGAATGAAGACTCATACCTTATGGCTATAGAAGACTTTGTGAACTCTGAAGGGTTTAGTAATATGGAGGAAAACTGTGCAAACGTTTGCTCATACCAAGCGCAACAGCCTTGGTTTGCGTCTCCTGATATTTCTGCAAGGATGAGGCAGAATCTTTCACTCTTTACAAGTTTTTACAAGGCCAATAAAAATGAGCAGAGAATCAAGTGCATCATTGCATCCATATCTGACCCCAGCACTCCAGGAACCGCGATTCAACTTTATCAAAATGGCGCTCTGACAGATCCTAACTTCCAGCCCGTATCCAAGCCTGCTTTTCCTTTGGTGGAGACCAGTGATGGGAAAGTCACCCTGAAGCTTTCAAAATCCCCAACTGGAGAGACGGTACAGTTCAGAGTTGAGTACAGGAATACCCAGCCAACTGATTCAGCAGCTGATGCTGCCGCATGGAAAGTCATCAAGACTCCAGACGCAATGACCAGCGTTAACTTGACtggaataaagaaagaagaacaAAACTGGGTCCGATACTCAGTTATTGGtagagtgggagtgagtgaagTCAGCGACTATGTCCCTTTCATGTTAGCAGGGAAGGTCGATTTCACAGTGAGCAACTGG GGCATCTCCACACCTGACCTCAGTAATAAAATAAGGAACAAAATTATGACCAATATGGGAATGTCACGGTGGTCAACCTCTATTATCAAATCAGAAATTAAAAATCCTATCAGTAGTCCT AGCATTCCTTACACTGGCCCAATTACTGGAGGCATGAAAACCGGAATGGCCTTCTATATCCAAGGGACGGCTCTGTCAACAGGACAATC CTTTGAAACGAATCTTATAGCCGGGACAAGGGAAGCTGGCGATGTCACTCTTCACATGTTTGTGACTTTTGGTGAATCAATGCTCTTCAGCACCCGAAGGGGTCAGACCTGGGACAACGCAGAACGCTTAACATGGTCTCCCATTACCAAAGGATCAGcctttgatatattttttgtgatCAACCCAGAAGGCTGGGAG GTATATATAAATGGGCAGAAGATTTACCTGTTCAAGCATCGCCTGCCAGTGGAGAAAGTGAATACAGTTCACATTTATGGAGACACCGTCATTAACGTCATGGGAACTGTTGCG AATTGGAGCTTTTCTACTTTTGGAAAGGAACTAGCCTCTGGCACCTCACGTACAGTGAACTCTAGCATCCAGTCTGATGTGCCGTATCCAGTCAGCAACCCT AAAAAAGCTTACACTGCAAAACTCCCAGTACCTTTAAGACCTGGTGTGGCTTTGTTCTTCCAAGGGGTTGTTCCTTCAGGTTACGATTG CTTTGCAATAAATCTGATGGCGGACAATGACATTGCTTTCCACTTCAACCCCCGAAAGAATGCAGTGGTCTATGACAGCTGCAGAAATGGCACATGGGAAAAAAGCATAGAAAATCCAGGAGGCCCATTTGTCAGTGGCGGAGCCTGCGATATCTTGTACTTTATTAATTCAACAGGCTATGAG ATAATTGTGAATGGCCTCCCGCTCTCTACGTTCAGTCACCGTTTTCCAATTGAGAAAGTGAATAACATTCAGATCATTGGAGACATCTTCATGAACAATTTTGCCACTCTTGAA GTTGGCAAGATTAATATTAAGGCCATGGTTCCTGCCAATATTTGA
- the LOC131347256 gene encoding verrucotoxin subunit beta-like: MEPKIIEMAALGRALYPGMLYDCRNDAFIPGITLWDKNALRDDIDVHDQTKTFVKLAASDSVTDKANLLDVNASLKASFLGGLVEVGGSAKYLQDSKSSARQCRITMQYSQTTKFEQLTMKELGNIAYPQVFEQKTATHVVTAVLYGASAFMVFDYTASQNENKQAAEGSLYAVVKKIPTISIEGQASLKMTAEEKNLAENINVTFYGDYELEENPTTYTEALRACKRLPSLLKERNSKGVPLTVWLYPLTLLNTKAAKLVREITLSLVSKTESVLEELAEADRKFNDLLKNPITASFPDVKKSLEQFKELHSCYKITLQKALVNILPGIRNGTLENKALGDILSNHGMSPFTATSMNKWLDSITTEINVLTSYTSSLKDITFLSSEGLFNSILFDPNADSVVCLTFTSLNSEDPYLVAAQSFVNSPAMANFGQKITKAFSYPAAQPWFTSLEISARMRQNLSLFTNFCKITKNEKRIKCVIASIPDPSNPGTSIRLYQYGALKTSKFLPVSKPAVPVLETRDGKPFVTLSKSPTGETVQYRVEYRNSQPTDTTTDADWTVVTTPDAYTSFALSGLKPIEQYWVRYRAVGILGVSEPSDYVPFSFTGKADFTLSQWNLSMPSLINYLRTNIVTNMGLSRWSSSTIKSEIANIINNPSIPYTGPITGDVKTGMAFYFQGTALSTGKFFETNLIAGTREAGNVTLHMFVTFGESMLFSTRRGQTWDNAERLTWSPITKGSAFDIFFWINPEGWEVYINGQKIYLFKHRLPVEKVNTVHIYGDTVINVMGTIPNWSFSTFGKELASGTSRTVNSSIQSDVPYPVSNPKTAYTAKLPVPLRPGVALFFQGVVPSGYDCFAINLMADNDIAFHFNPRKNAVVYDSCRNGTWEKSIENPGGPFVNGGACDILYFINSTGYEIIVNGLPLSTFSHRFPIEKVNNIKIIGDVFMNNFSVVEVGDVNMQIKLPANI; encoded by the exons ATGGAGCCCAAAATCATTGAGATGGCAGCCCTGGGAAGGGCCCTGTATCCTGGCATGCTGTATGACTGCCGCAATGATGCTTTTATTCCAG GTATCACTTTATGGGACAAGAATGCATTGCGTGATGATATTGATGTGCACGACCAGACTAAAACATTTGTCAAGCTTGCTGCCTCTGACAGTGTCACCGATAAGGCCAACCTCCTAGATGTGAACGCTTCCCTAAAAGCCAGTTTCTTAGGTGGTTTAGTGGAGGTTGGAGGATCAGCCAAATACCTACAGGATTCTAAAAGCTCAGCACGTCAGTGCAGAATTACTATGCAGTACAGCCAGACAACAAAATTCGAACAACTTACAATGAAGGAGCTTGGTAATATCGCCTATCCACAAGTATTCGAGCAGAAAACAGCCACTCATGTAGTTACAGCTGTACTGTATGGAGCTTCTGCTTTCATGGTGTTTGATTATACAGCCTCACAAAATGAGAACAAACAGGCTGCTGAAGGAAGCCTTTATGCAGTGGTCAAGAAGATTCCTACCATTTCAATTGAGGGGCAAGCATCCCTTAAGATGACTGCAGAAGAAAAGAACCTAGCTGAAAATATAAATGTCACATTTTATGGTGACTATGAGCTTGAAGAGAACCCCACTACATACACAGAGGCTCTGAGAGCATGCAAAAGGTTGCCCAGTCTGCTGAAGGAAAGAAACTCTAAAGGTGTGCCACTGACTGTGTGGCTGTATCCTCTCACACTTTTGAATACTAAGGCTGCTAAGTTGGTGAGAGAAATCACTTTGAGCCTGGTGTCtaaaacagagagtgtgttggAGGAGCTTGCTGAAGCAGACAgaaaattcaatgatttgctcAAAAACCCAATTACAGCCAGTTTCCCTGATGTCAAGAAAAGTTTGGAACAGTTTAAGGAATTACACAGTTGTTATAAGATAACATTACAGAAGGCACTGGTCAACATTTTGCCAGGCATTCGGAATGGAACACTTGAGAACAAGGCACTGGGAGACATCCTGAGCAACCATGGCATGTCACCCTTTACTGCTACCAGCATGAACAAATGGTTAGATAGCATTACAACTGAAATAAATGTACTGACTTCCTATACCAGTTCGCTGaaggacatcacatttttgtcATCCGAAGGGTTATTTAATTCCATTCTCTTTGATCCTAATGCTGATTCAGTGGTTTGCTTGACATTTACCTCTCTAAACAGTGAAGACCCCTACCTTGTGGCTGCACAAAGCTTTGTGAATTCTCCAGCGATGGCAAATTTTGGACAAAAAATTACTAAAGCTTTCTCATACCCAGCTGCACAGCCTTGGTTCACGTCTCTTGAAATCTCTGCAAGAATGAGGCagaatctttctctctttaccAATTTTTGCAAGATCACTAAAAATGAGAAGAGAATCAAGTGCGTCATTGCCTCCATACCAGACCCCAGCAATCCAGGAACCTCCATCCGACTTTATCAGTATGGTGCTCTCAAAACTAGTAAGTTCCTTCCTGTATCCAAGCCTGCTGTACCTGTGTTGGAGACACGTGATGGGAAACCCTTTGTAACGTTATCAAAATCTCCAACTGGAgagacagtacagtacagagtTGAGTACAGAAATTCCCAGCCAACTGATACAACAACTGATGCTGACTGGACAGTCGTCACAACTCCAGATGCATATACCAGCTTTGCACTGAGTGGACTTAAGCCAATAGAACAATACTGGGTCCGATACAGAGCTGTTGGTATTCTGGGAGTGAGTGAACCCAGCGATTATGTCCCTTTCTCTTTTACTGGGAAGGCCGATTTCACATTGAGCCAATGG AACCTCTCCATGCCTTCACTCATTAATTATCTAAGGACTAATATAGTGACCAATATGGGCTTGTCACGATGGTCTTCCTCTACGATCAAGTCAGAGATTGCAAACATTATAAACAATCCT AGCATTCCTTACACTGGCCCAATTACTGGAGACGTGAAAACCGGAATGGCCTTCTATTTCCAAGGGACGGCTCTTTCAACAGGAAAATT CTTTGAAACGAATCTTATAGCCGGGACAAGGGAAGCTGGCAATGTCACTCTTCACATGTTTGTGACTTTTGGTGAATCAATGCTCTTCAGCACCCGAAGGGGTCAGACCTGGGACAACGCAGAACGCTTAACATGGTCTCCCATTACCAAAGGATCAGcctttgatatatttttttggatCAACCCAGAAGGCTGGGAG GTATATATAAATGGGCAGAAGATTTACCTGTTCAAGCATCGCCTGCCAGTGGAGAAAGTGAATACAGTTCACATTTATGGAGACACCGTCATTAACGTCATGGGAACTATTCCG AATTGGAGCTTTTCTACTTTTGGAAAGGAACTAGCCTCTGGCACCTCACGTACAGTGAACTCTAGCATCCAGTCTGATGTGCCGTATCCAGTCAGCAACCCT AAAACAGCTTACACTGCAAAACTCCCAGTACCTTTAAGACCTGGTGTGGCTTTGTTCTTCCAAGGGGTTGTTCCTTCAGGTTACGATTG CTTTGCAATAAATCTGATGGCGGACAATGACATTGCTTTCCACTTCAACCCCCGAAAGAATGCAGTGGTCTATGACAGCTGCAGAAATGGCACATGGGAAAAAAGCATAGAAAATCCAGGAGGCCCATTTGTCAATGGCGGAGCCTGCGATATCTTGTACTTTATTAATTCAACAGGCTATGAG ATAATTGTGAATGGCCTCCCGCTCTCTACGTTCAGTCACCGTTTTCCAATTGAGAAAGTGAATAACATTAAGATCATTGGAGA